A genomic segment from Flavobacterium litorale encodes:
- a CDS encoding DegT/DnrJ/EryC1/StrS family aminotransferase yields the protein MKKIQMVDLKSQYEGIKDTVNASIQEVLDNTAYINGPEVHKFQKNLEEYLDVKHVIPCANGTDALQIAMMGLDLKPGDEVITVDFTFAATVEVIALLQLTPVLVDIDPDTFNVSVEAIRNAITPKTKAIVPVHLFGQVADMEEIMALATEHNLYVIEDNAQGIGATYTFADGTKKKAGTMGHVSSTSFFPSKNLGCYGDGGAIFTNDDDLAHKLRGIVNHGMYKRYHHDVVGVNSRLDSIQAAVLNAKLPLLDQYNNARREAAHKYSAAFAGHADIITPLIKGTPDSHVFHQYTLRVLNADRDALMQHLQDKGIPCAIYYPIPLHSQKAYADIRYNEEDFVVTNELTKQVLSLPMHTELEDEQIAFITDTILDFLSV from the coding sequence ATGAAGAAAATACAGATGGTTGACCTTAAAAGTCAATACGAAGGCATAAAAGATACCGTGAATGCTTCGATACAAGAAGTACTTGACAACACAGCATATATTAACGGACCAGAGGTACATAAATTTCAGAAAAACCTAGAAGAATATCTCGATGTAAAACACGTAATACCATGTGCTAATGGCACCGATGCGTTGCAAATAGCCATGATGGGTTTAGATTTAAAACCAGGCGATGAGGTTATTACAGTCGATTTTACATTTGCTGCCACTGTAGAGGTAATTGCGTTGTTACAACTCACACCCGTATTAGTAGATATAGACCCTGATACATTTAACGTATCTGTAGAGGCCATACGCAATGCCATAACACCAAAAACCAAAGCTATTGTACCCGTGCATTTGTTTGGGCAGGTTGCCGATATGGAAGAGATAATGGCACTTGCTACAGAACACAATTTATATGTAATAGAAGATAATGCACAGGGTATAGGTGCAACCTATACTTTTGCTGATGGCACCAAGAAAAAAGCAGGAACTATGGGGCATGTATCCTCAACCTCATTTTTCCCTTCTAAAAACTTAGGTTGCTACGGCGATGGTGGTGCAATTTTTACGAATGATGACGACCTTGCACACAAACTACGCGGTATAGTAAACCATGGTATGTACAAACGTTACCACCATGATGTAGTAGGTGTAAATTCTCGATTGGATAGCATACAAGCTGCCGTATTAAATGCAAAATTGCCCTTGTTAGACCAATATAATAATGCCCGCCGAGAAGCTGCCCATAAGTATAGTGCAGCCTTTGCAGGGCACGCCGATATTATAACACCGCTAATAAAAGGTACACCAGATAGCCATGTGTTCCATCAATACACACTTCGCGTACTAAATGCCGATAGAGATGCATTAATGCAACATTTGCAAGATAAGGGGATACCTTGTGCTATATACTACCCAATACCGTTGCACAGCCAAAAAGCGTATGCTGATATTCGTTATAATGAAGAAGATTTTGTAGTAACAAATGAGTTAACAAAACAAGTACTCTCCTTACCAATGCATACAGAGTTGGAGGACGAGCAAATAGCATTTATAACAGATACTATCCTTGATTTTTTAAGCGTTTAA
- a CDS encoding LytR/AlgR family response regulator transcription factor, translated as MSSVKVILAFLFSTLVYGQQVNSFITKAIKTNPSKAIDSLAGVTSVTAFEAAKNYYVLGKCHEYLNQEDAALNYYITSKKAFKALGKVHYAKQIAFEAHLVIVSQEHYYNQYGNSFFEEYKNYADSTNAPLHKAYVTRELAADDYYAYFETGNTEYLDSAYILFGKALRYANTTNDDLIKAKLYSNIGSLKNTMRQCDSARFYLNKSKTYTDKIDDPYQRYGYYQNYANSYFFEGNYPEAIPYFLKAENEVPYYKAKAIRKLYKQLATSYDSLNNNTERRRYEKLYRELDEQIKDRVQNVKINESYIKYDVAEKEEKISIQKKVISNFEKNGITYGIVLFLVFLLALYSFVRWKKVDRSRKKIEQEKEGIEAEHLQTIEQLEKVKQLVVEEHIILKNKVKMPLGELMYIKSEDHYLNFVPFEGKSQFLRGKISEIVQELPPNFVKCHRSYIVNKNYIKSNTYKSITLQTGEEIPVSRNFKL; from the coding sequence TTGAGTAGTGTTAAAGTAATACTAGCATTTTTATTTTCTACCCTTGTATATGGGCAGCAAGTTAATAGCTTTATTACCAAAGCTATAAAAACCAACCCTAGTAAAGCTATTGATAGCCTTGCTGGGGTTACTTCTGTTACAGCTTTTGAAGCTGCAAAAAATTACTATGTATTGGGTAAGTGCCACGAATACCTCAATCAGGAGGATGCAGCTCTTAACTATTATATTACCTCTAAAAAAGCGTTTAAAGCATTAGGAAAAGTACACTATGCTAAACAAATTGCCTTTGAAGCGCACCTTGTAATAGTATCGCAAGAGCATTATTATAATCAATACGGAAATTCATTTTTTGAAGAGTATAAAAATTATGCAGACAGTACCAATGCTCCACTACACAAAGCTTATGTAACTAGGGAGTTGGCAGCAGATGATTATTATGCCTATTTTGAAACAGGTAACACTGAGTATTTAGATAGCGCATATATACTATTCGGAAAAGCTTTACGATATGCCAACACGACTAATGATGATTTAATAAAAGCAAAACTATACTCCAATATTGGGTCATTAAAAAACACAATGCGCCAATGCGACTCCGCACGTTTTTATCTCAACAAATCTAAAACATATACTGATAAAATTGATGATCCATACCAGAGGTATGGTTACTACCAAAATTATGCTAATTCTTATTTTTTTGAGGGTAATTACCCCGAAGCAATACCGTATTTTTTAAAAGCCGAAAACGAAGTACCATACTATAAGGCTAAAGCCATTAGGAAATTATACAAACAATTGGCAACAAGCTATGACTCTCTTAATAATAACACGGAACGCAGAAGGTACGAGAAATTATATAGAGAACTTGATGAGCAAATAAAAGATAGGGTACAAAATGTAAAAATCAACGAAAGTTACATTAAGTATGATGTAGCAGAGAAAGAAGAGAAAATCTCTATACAAAAAAAAGTAATTAGCAACTTTGAAAAGAATGGTATAACATACGGTATAGTATTATTTTTAGTGTTTCTGTTAGCATTATATTCCTTTGTACGTTGGAAAAAAGTAGATAGAAGCCGTAAAAAAATTGAGCAGGAAAAAGAAGGTATAGAAGCAGAACACTTACAAACCATAGAACAACTTGAGAAAGTAAAACAACTTGTTGTTGAGGAACATATTATTTTAAAAAATAAGGTAAAAATGCCGTTGGGTGAGCTGATGTACATAAAATCTGAAGATCATTACCTTAATTTTGTTCCTTTTGAGGGTAAAAGTCAATTTTTGAGGGGTAAAATCTCAGAAATAGTGCAAGAACTCCCACCTAATTTCGTAAAATGTCATAGGTCGTACATCGTAAATAAAAACTATATTAAAAGTAATACCTACAAGAGTATTACACTACAAACAGGAGAAGAAATACCCGTATCCAGAAACTTTAAGTTGTAA
- a CDS encoding 3-deoxy-D-manno-octulosonic acid transferase has translation MYFLYNILTYIAIPIVKIAGLFSPKMKLFVTGRKTVFSTLASKIKKEDKTIWFHAASLGEYEQGLPVMEKIKAKHPNHKIVVTFFSPSGYEVRKNTKDADVVVYLPLDTKANAKKFMDLVHPETVYFIKYEFWPNYLNEVKKRDIKAYLISGLFRENQIFFKWYGGFYRKALKAFNHLFVQYESSKKLLNSIGFTNVTVSGDTRYDRVSEILERDNTLPFIEAFINDKTTLVFGSSWQKGEAMFIPFINNAKNIKCIIAPHTIGNDHINELQNSITKKTVLFTEMEGKNLADYDVFIINTIGILTKIYSYADAAYVGGGFGTAGLHNILEPAAFGVPIVIGPNHQKFPEAVALVQKGGCLVVNNPTEMEATLSQLAYDEHYRTEKGRIAGNFVKENQGAVDSIMKKIEK, from the coding sequence ATGTACTTTTTATATAATATTCTTACCTATATCGCTATACCTATTGTAAAAATAGCAGGACTATTTAGCCCAAAAATGAAGCTATTTGTTACAGGCAGAAAAACCGTTTTTAGCACACTAGCCAGCAAAATAAAAAAGGAAGACAAAACCATTTGGTTCCATGCAGCATCATTAGGGGAATACGAACAGGGATTGCCCGTAATGGAGAAAATAAAAGCAAAACACCCAAACCATAAAATAGTTGTTACCTTTTTTTCGCCATCAGGATATGAGGTACGAAAAAACACTAAAGATGCAGATGTAGTGGTATATTTGCCATTAGACACCAAAGCCAATGCTAAAAAGTTTATGGATTTGGTACACCCCGAAACAGTATATTTTATTAAATATGAGTTTTGGCCCAATTACCTCAACGAAGTCAAAAAACGTGATATTAAAGCCTACCTTATATCAGGATTGTTCAGAGAAAACCAGATATTTTTTAAGTGGTATGGTGGTTTTTATCGTAAAGCATTAAAAGCGTTTAACCACTTGTTTGTGCAGTACGAAAGCTCTAAAAAACTACTCAACAGCATCGGATTTACTAATGTAACGGTAAGTGGCGATACCCGTTACGACCGTGTGAGCGAAATATTGGAACGCGATAATACATTACCGTTTATAGAAGCATTCATTAATGATAAGACCACATTAGTTTTCGGGAGTTCGTGGCAAAAGGGTGAAGCTATGTTTATACCGTTTATAAACAATGCTAAGAATATAAAATGTATTATAGCGCCCCACACCATTGGCAACGACCATATTAACGAACTACAAAATAGTATTACTAAAAAAACAGTACTTTTTACCGAGATGGAGGGCAAAAACTTAGCCGATTATGATGTGTTCATCATTAATACTATTGGCATATTAACTAAAATATACAGCTATGCCGATGCTGCTTATGTAGGTGGTGGTTTTGGCACAGCGGGGCTACATAATATACTCGAGCCTGCTGCTTTTGGCGTACCGATAGTAATAGGACCCAACCACCAAAAATTTCCCGAAGCAGTTGCCTTGGTACAAAAAGGAGGTTGTTTGGTGGTAAACAACCCAACCGAAATGGAAGCAACATTAAGCCAACTGGCTTATGACGAACATTACCGAACCGAAAAAGGACGTATAGCAGGTAATTTTGTAAAAGAAAATCAGGGGGCGGTTGATAGTATAATGAAGAAAATAGAAAAGTAA
- a CDS encoding carboxymuconolactone decarboxylase family protein → MDKRLKLNQAAPKMWDAMYNFSNALDETKVTPVHKELIKIRASQINGCSFCMDMHAHDARKIGETEQRIYVLSAWRETTFFTEEERAILALTEAVTTIGENHVPDAVYKNAISLLGEGYIAEVLMCIVVINCWNRIAITTGMMPE, encoded by the coding sequence ATGGACAAAAGATTAAAACTGAATCAGGCAGCTCCTAAAATGTGGGATGCCATGTATAACTTTTCAAACGCTCTCGATGAAACAAAAGTTACTCCAGTACATAAAGAGTTAATTAAAATAAGAGCTTCGCAAATTAATGGTTGTTCTTTTTGTATGGATATGCATGCTCACGATGCACGAAAAATTGGCGAAACCGAACAACGTATTTATGTATTAAGTGCTTGGAGAGAAACTACTTTTTTTACGGAGGAAGAAAGAGCCATTTTAGCCCTTACTGAAGCGGTGACTACAATAGGCGAAAACCATGTGCCTGATGCTGTGTATAAAAACGCGATTAGCTTATTGGGAGAAGGCTATATAGCAGAGGTATTAATGTGTATTGTAGTAATTAACTGCTGGAACAGAATTGCTATTACTACAGGCATGATGCCTGAATAA
- a CDS encoding Crp/Fnr family transcriptional regulator, which translates to MFSEIVSHIRNYITLTDEEVILLTNALEIKEVKKKEHLLKAGEVCNSNYFITKGCFRLYLITDKGAEQIVQFGIENWWITDYMSLKSGKPSEFYLQATEDAQVVVLNKTIEEELFAKIPQLERYFRLVLERAYSAQLSRIHYIFNLTGEEQYKLFSGQFPEFVQRVPQYMLASFLGITPESLSRLRAKKD; encoded by the coding sequence ATGTTTTCAGAGATAGTATCACACATCCGTAACTACATTACGCTTACTGATGAAGAAGTAATATTGCTTACTAATGCGCTAGAAATAAAAGAAGTAAAGAAAAAAGAACACTTGCTAAAAGCAGGCGAGGTGTGTAATAGTAATTACTTTATAACAAAAGGTTGTTTTCGGTTGTACTTAATAACCGATAAAGGTGCGGAGCAAATAGTACAGTTTGGTATTGAAAACTGGTGGATAACTGACTATATGAGCCTAAAAAGCGGTAAACCGTCGGAGTTTTACCTGCAAGCTACTGAAGATGCTCAGGTAGTAGTACTTAATAAAACAATAGAGGAGGAGTTATTCGCAAAAATACCGCAGCTAGAACGTTATTTTAGGCTGGTGCTGGAAAGAGCCTACTCGGCACAGTTGAGTCGTATTCACTACATTTTTAACCTTACAGGCGAAGAACAATATAAATTATTTAGCGGTCAATTTCCTGAGTTTGTACAGCGTGTACCACAGTATATGCTAGCTTCTTTTTTGGGTATAACTCCAGAGTCTTTAAGTAGGCTGCGCGCGAAAAAAGATTAA